A genomic segment from Branchiostoma floridae strain S238N-H82 chromosome 7, Bfl_VNyyK, whole genome shotgun sequence encodes:
- the LOC118420293 gene encoding FAM10 family protein At4g22670-like has translation MPGFGGGGFPGMGGFPGMGSFPGGAGGAAGGMPGGMPGGFPGGMPGGMPGGMPGGMPGGMPGGMPGGMPDINKIMSDPEIMAAFQDPEVLAAFQDVSQHPENLAKYQSNPKIANLIAKMSTKFGGPGGGPGGPPGGPPMGDPPADPPAGEPPVDDGLD, from the exons ATGCCTGGGTTTGGAGGAGGTGGTTTTCCCGGCATGGGCGGTTTTCCAGGCATGGGCAGCTTTCCTGGCGGGGCAGGCGGCGCAGCCGGTGGAATGCCAGGAGGGATGCCCGGAGGGTTCCCAGGCGGGATGCCCGGAGGGATGCCTGGTGGAATGCCAGGAGGGATGCCAGGAGGGATGCCTGGAGGGATGCCCGGAGGGATGCCagacatcaacaaaatcatGTCAGATCCAGAAATCATGGCTGCTTTCCAG GACCCGGAAGTCTTGGCCGCATTCCAAGATGTTAGCCAGCACCCTGAGAACCTGGCCAAGTACCAGAGCAACCCTAAGATCGCCAACCTCATAGCCAAGATGTCCACTAAGTTCGGAGGTCCAGGAGGGGGTCCAGGAGGACCTCCAGGGGGCCCCCCTATGGGAGATCCCCCTGCAGACCCCCCAGCAGGGGAACCCCCAGTCGACGACggactagactag